From Slackia heliotrinireducens DSM 20476:
CGCTTCTCAAGCGACACCTCGTCGGGGCCGTGCTCGGCGTGCCAGCATTCCAACATGTATTCGTCGTTGGCCTCGAACATGTAGTCGCGCAGCGAATTCTGCCCCAGATACCGAAGCGCCGACGCGTAGCAGGTGCGGTATTCCTTCAGATGCAGAAGCTGGGCATACAGCGCCGTCGAGAAATCATGGTATTGTTCGACGTCCTGGATGCGGATATTCTTGTAACGCTTGAAAGACCAGTTCACGACGTCGTATTTATCTGCGAAGCAACGGTAGAACGTGGATCGTGAAACGCCCGCCCGCTTCATGATGTCGCTGGCGGTGATGGCACTGAAGTCGCGTTCCTCCACCAGGGCGCAAAGCGCAAGGAACACGGCCCGCTTGGTCACAAGCACGCGGTCGCTATCCGTGTTCGTGCTGCTATCTCGCAGGTTTTCCTCGTGTCCGTTTTCGGCTTCCGGCAGATTCTTCCCCATGCTGCGTTCCTTGGTGCGTCAACGTCTCATCACGCTATTTATGGTAATGCAGCCCAGATTGCCATTTCAATTTCTTTTTCTGAAACAGATTGCGGGGTCTGTTTCACTATGGGAGCACCGTCGGTGCTGTCTCTGTTTTTGTTCAGACACCCCCCTTTTATTATCCGTGTTGTTCGCAGATGACCTGGGGAAAGAAGGGTGCGAGAACCTTTCGTAGGCCTGCGAAGACCGATTGGTTGAACAAAGGGGGGACATTGTGGAAAAGCATGAAGCTCACGCAGTCAGCAGGCGTTCGTTCGTAACGGCCAGCGCCGCGGCGCTCGCGAGCCTTTCGCTCGTCGGCTGCCAGCCTGAAACGAAGGTCGAGAAGACCGACGCTGCTGCGACCGGAGAAGCCGCATCGTACGTTTCGCCTGATGTGGACCTGGATCCCAATTCCGGTGGCGAGTGGATTCCCATCGTGTGCAACGCCAACTGCGGCGGTTTCTGCGAGAACAAGGTGTTCGTGCAGGACGGCGTTGTGATTCGTCAGAAGACCGACGACACCACCGAAGACAGCTGGAGCCGTCCGTAGCTGCCCGCGCGGTCGCTCCAAGCAGCAGGACACTTTCAACGTCGATCGCATCAAGTATCCCATGAAGCGCAAGAACTGGAGCCCGGACGCCCCTAACGGCGAGCTTCGCGGTGTGGACGAATGGGAGCGCATCAGCTGGGACGAGGCGTTCCAGACTATCGCCGACCAGCTCAAGAACACCATCGACAAGTACGGCAACCGCTCCATCCTGTACGCCGGCACCGCAACGGCCTTCGGCCAGATTGCCAACTGCATCAACGGTGTGGGCGGCGGCCTGGCCTCCAGCAGCACCGAGTCCTTCGGCAGCTGCCAGATGTATTCCGACCCCGTTATCGCACGCCGCTCAACGGCATCGGCGAGTCCAACGACCGCATGGACTTCGTGAACGCCGACTACATCGTGCTGTACGGCTGCAACCAGGCATGGGCCAGCCCCGGAACGTACACCTACGCGTTCGACGAGGCCAAACAGGCCGGCACCCAGTTCGTCTATGTGGGACCCGAGTTCAACCCCACCGCAGCACACTTCCACGCCAAGTGGATTCGCGTCCGCCCCGGCACCGACACCGCGCCGCCTTGGGAATCGGTGTACCGCGACAACAAGTGCGTGGTTATGACGGCGACGACGCTGGGCGTGCGCAACGCATACAAAGCCCATGGGTTCATCCCGCAGCGCTATCCGCATGTGCCGGACGATCATCTGGCGCTTGAGCTGGACTTTATCGCGGCTCTGACCGCCGAAGCGCTGCAGGCCTGCCAGGCTGGCGACATCGATGCGGCCTCCAAGCACGAGGCCGATGCGGTTCAGTTCACCCATGATCACCTGAGCGCATGGGCGCCGTTCTTCGCCGAAGACGTTCGCGACAAGGGCAAGGCTCCCCTCTATGCGACGGTGGCGCAGACGATGGCAGCTTTCGTCGAGGCCACGGTCCGATAACTCGTAGCAGAACGGCCCGGGATGCAACCCTGCATACGCATCCCGGCCCATTCTACGTCTGCAGGCGGTCTCGTCCGGCAGCGTCGTGAAGCGAAAAGGCGGCTTCCGCGCGCGTCAAAAAGCAGCGTTCTGCATTTATTACGGTATTCATACGGTTAAAGAGAACGGGGCTTTCTATCTATATAATGACCGGCAACAAGCAAGAGACGGCTCCTCCGTGGGAGCCGCGAACACGACCTGCGAAGGAGCCGGCCACATGAACAAGAAGAAGTTGAACTACACCGACTGCGCCGACGTCGTCACGAAATCGCTGCGTCGCGGGGCGTTTCTGACCACGAAGAACGGCGACAAGGTGAATTCCATGGTCATCGGTTGGGGCCACATCGGCCGGGTGTGGGAACTGCCGGTGTTCATCGCGTACGTGCGCGA
This genomic window contains:
- a CDS encoding TetR/AcrR family transcriptional regulator C-terminal domain-containing protein, with protein sequence MGKNLPEAENGHEENLRDSSTNTDSDRVLVTKRAVFLALCALVEERDFSAITASDIMKRAGVSRSTFYRCFADKYDVVNWSFKRYKNIRIQDVEQYHDFSTALYAQLLHLKEYRTCYASALRYLGQNSLRDYMFEANDEYMLECWHAEHGPDEVSLEKRVMIRFAAAGCSKVVEQWVLGGCVEEPQSVVDALVATIPTEVLETLF
- a CDS encoding twin-arginine translocation signal domain-containing protein is translated as MEKHEAHAVSRRSFVTASAAALASLSLVGCQPETKVEKTDAAATGEAASYVSPDVDLDPNSGGEWIPIVCNANCGGFCENKVFVQDGVVIRQKTDDTTEDSWSRP
- a CDS encoding molybdopterin-dependent oxidoreductase, with amino-acid sequence MKYPMKRKNWSPDAPNGELRGVDEWERISWDEAFQTIADQLKNTIDKYGNRSILYAGTATAFGQIANCINGVGGGLASSSTESFGSCQMYSDPVIARRSTASASPTTAWTS
- a CDS encoding TorD/DmsD family molecular chaperone, whose translation is MDFVNADYIVLYGCNQAWASPGTYTYAFDEAKQAGTQFVYVGPEFNPTAAHFHAKWIRVRPGTDTAPPWESVYRDNKCVVMTATTLGVRNAYKAHGFIPQRYPHVPDDHLALELDFIAALTAEALQACQAGDIDAASKHEADAVQFTHDHLSAWAPFFAEDVRDKGKAPLYATVAQTMAAFVEATVR